In Oryza brachyantha chromosome 1, ObraRS2, whole genome shotgun sequence, the following are encoded in one genomic region:
- the LOC102700840 gene encoding uncharacterized protein LOC102700840 — translation MASRLAQLRSKAAQASEFVSKHGCAYYKEVMEKNKQHVVQPPTVEKCQELSKQLFYTRLASLPGRYEAFWKELDSAKQLWKNRKDLKVEDLGIVTLFGVELYAWFCVGEIVGRGFTITGYKV, via the exons ATGGCGTCGAGGCTGGCGCAGCTCCGGTCCAAGGCGGCGCAGGCGTCGGAGTTCGTGTCGAAGCACGGCTGCGCCTACTACAAGGAGGTGATGGAGAAGAACAAGCAGCACGTGGTGCAGCCCCCCACCGTGGAGAAGTGCCAGGAGCTCTCCAAGCAGCTCTTCTACACCCGCCTCGCCAG TTTACCGGGCCGCTATGAGGCGTTCTGGAAGGAACTTGATAGTGCCAAGCAGTTATGGAAGAACAGAAAGGATCTCAAGGTTGAGGACCTTGGAATTGTGACATTATTCGGAGTTGAGCTTTATGCCTGGTTCTGCGTAGGAGAGATTGTCGGCAGAGGATTCACCATAACCGGCTATAAGGTCTAA
- the LOC102701115 gene encoding serine/threonine protein phosphatase 2A 55 kDa regulatory subunit B beta isoform-like isoform X2: MNGEAVPEAAAAEASPPASPAPMPALEWRFSQVFGERSAGEEVQDVDIISAIEFNKSGQHLATGDRGGRVVLFERTDAKDSVGRKEAEKADYSVSRHPEYRYKTEFQSHEPEFDYLKSLEIEEKINKIKWCQSANGSLSLLSTNDKTIKFWKVQEKKIKKVSEMNLSPSNAPANGRPAGSNAFGSSAYVPNGGISKPGGLNSLRLPVVTSQETSLAASCRRVFTHAHDYHINSISNNSDGETFVSTDDLRINLWNLEISNQSFNIIDVKPTNMEDLTEVITSAEFHPTHCNTLAYSSSKGSIRLVDLRQSALCDTHSQLFEQHEAPGSRSFFTEIIASISDIKFSMDGRHILSRDYMTLKLWDINMNSGPVATFQVHEYLRPKLCDLYENDSIFDKFECCQSGDGLRVATGSYSNIFRVFGFGTGNNEAATLEATRNPTRRQLQNPTRPARSLSTLTRVVRRGADSTGIDANGNSYDLTTKLLHLAWHPSENLIACAAANSLYMYYA; this comes from the exons ATGAACGGTGAGGCGGTACCcgaggcggctgcggcggaggCCTCGCccccggcgtcgccggcgccgatgcCGGCGCTCGAGTGGAGGTTCTCGCAGGTGTTCGGCGAGCgcagcgccggcgaggaggtccAGGATG TTGACATCATATCGGCAATAGAATTCAATAAATCAGGACAGCATCTTGCCACTGGGGACAGAGGAGGGCGAGTTGTTTTGTTTGAAAGGACAGATGCCAAGGAT AGTGTTGGTAgaaaagaagctgaaaaaGCTGATTATTCTGTCAGCAGGCATCCTGAATATCGCTACAAAACTGAGTTTCAAAGCCATGAGCCAGAG TTTGATTACCTTAAAAGCTTGGAAATTGAAGAGAAGATTAACAAGATAAAATGGTGCCAATCAGCAAATGGATCATTATCTCTTCTGTCCACAAATGATAAGACAATAAAGTTTTGGAAG GTGCAAGAAAAGAAGATCAAAAAGGTATCTGAGATGAATTTGAGCCCTTCAAATGCACCTGCAAATGGTAGACCTGCTGGCAGTAATGCTTTTGGTTCGAGTGCATATGTCCCAAATGGTGGCATTTCAAAACCTGGTGGACTCAATTCACTTCGCCTGCCCGTG GTTACAAGCCAAGAAACAAGTCTTGCTGCAAGTTGCCGAAGAGTCTTTACTCATGCACATGACTACCATATAAACTCTATTTCAAATAACAG TGATGGTGAGACTTTCGTATCAACAGATGATTTGCGGATAAATCTTTGGAATTTGGAAATTAGCAATCAAAGTTTTAACATTATTGATGTTAAACCTACAAACATGGAGGATCTGACTG AGGTAATAACATCTGCTGAGTTCCACCCAACTCACTGCAATACATTGGCTTATAGTAGCTCAAAGGGTTCCATTCGACTTGTTGACCTGAGGCAATCAGCCCTTTGTGACACTCATTCTCAACT CTTTGAGCAGCATGAGGCCCCAGGTTCAAGATCGTTCTTTACGGAGATTATAGCCTCGATTTCGGACATAAAGTTTTCCATGGATGGGAGACATATTCTAAGTCGTGACTACATGACACTGAAG CTTTGGGATATTAACATGAACTCTGGTCCAGTTGCAACATTCCAAGTTCACGAGTATTTAAGGCCCAAG CTATGtgatttatatgaaaatgatTCCATTTTCGATAAATTTGAGTGCTGTCAAAGTGGAGATGGTTTGCGAGTAGCAACTGGTTCTTACAG CAACATTTTTCGTGTGTTTGGTTTTGGCACTGGTAACAATGAGGCAGCGACACTTGAAGCAACTCGAAACCCTACTAG GAGGCAACTTCAGAATCCCACAAGGCCTGCTAGATCTCTAAGCACTCTGACAAGAGTTGTTAGACGAG GTGCTGATAGCACTGGAATAGACGCCAATGGGAATTCCTACGATCTGACCACAAAATTGCTCCATCTAGCTTGGCACCCATCTGAAAATTTAATTGCCTGCGCCGCTGCAAACAGCTTGTACATGTACTATGCATAA
- the LOC102701115 gene encoding serine/threonine protein phosphatase 2A 55 kDa regulatory subunit B beta isoform-like isoform X1 produces MNGEAVPEAAAAEASPPASPAPMPALEWRFSQVFGERSAGEEVQDVDIISAIEFNKSGQHLATGDRGGRVVLFERTDAKDSVGRKEAEKADYSVSRHPEYRYKTEFQSHEPEFDYLKSLEIEEKINKIKWCQSANGSLSLLSTNDKTIKFWKVQEKKIKKVSEMNLSPSNAPANGRPAGSNAFGSSAYVPNGGISKPGGLNSLRLPVVVTSQETSLAASCRRVFTHAHDYHINSISNNSDGETFVSTDDLRINLWNLEISNQSFNIIDVKPTNMEDLTEVITSAEFHPTHCNTLAYSSSKGSIRLVDLRQSALCDTHSQLFEQHEAPGSRSFFTEIIASISDIKFSMDGRHILSRDYMTLKLWDINMNSGPVATFQVHEYLRPKLCDLYENDSIFDKFECCQSGDGLRVATGSYSNIFRVFGFGTGNNEAATLEATRNPTRRQLQNPTRPARSLSTLTRVVRRGADSTGIDANGNSYDLTTKLLHLAWHPSENLIACAAANSLYMYYA; encoded by the exons ATGAACGGTGAGGCGGTACCcgaggcggctgcggcggaggCCTCGCccccggcgtcgccggcgccgatgcCGGCGCTCGAGTGGAGGTTCTCGCAGGTGTTCGGCGAGCgcagcgccggcgaggaggtccAGGATG TTGACATCATATCGGCAATAGAATTCAATAAATCAGGACAGCATCTTGCCACTGGGGACAGAGGAGGGCGAGTTGTTTTGTTTGAAAGGACAGATGCCAAGGAT AGTGTTGGTAgaaaagaagctgaaaaaGCTGATTATTCTGTCAGCAGGCATCCTGAATATCGCTACAAAACTGAGTTTCAAAGCCATGAGCCAGAG TTTGATTACCTTAAAAGCTTGGAAATTGAAGAGAAGATTAACAAGATAAAATGGTGCCAATCAGCAAATGGATCATTATCTCTTCTGTCCACAAATGATAAGACAATAAAGTTTTGGAAG GTGCAAGAAAAGAAGATCAAAAAGGTATCTGAGATGAATTTGAGCCCTTCAAATGCACCTGCAAATGGTAGACCTGCTGGCAGTAATGCTTTTGGTTCGAGTGCATATGTCCCAAATGGTGGCATTTCAAAACCTGGTGGACTCAATTCACTTCGCCTGCCCGTGGTA GTTACAAGCCAAGAAACAAGTCTTGCTGCAAGTTGCCGAAGAGTCTTTACTCATGCACATGACTACCATATAAACTCTATTTCAAATAACAG TGATGGTGAGACTTTCGTATCAACAGATGATTTGCGGATAAATCTTTGGAATTTGGAAATTAGCAATCAAAGTTTTAACATTATTGATGTTAAACCTACAAACATGGAGGATCTGACTG AGGTAATAACATCTGCTGAGTTCCACCCAACTCACTGCAATACATTGGCTTATAGTAGCTCAAAGGGTTCCATTCGACTTGTTGACCTGAGGCAATCAGCCCTTTGTGACACTCATTCTCAACT CTTTGAGCAGCATGAGGCCCCAGGTTCAAGATCGTTCTTTACGGAGATTATAGCCTCGATTTCGGACATAAAGTTTTCCATGGATGGGAGACATATTCTAAGTCGTGACTACATGACACTGAAG CTTTGGGATATTAACATGAACTCTGGTCCAGTTGCAACATTCCAAGTTCACGAGTATTTAAGGCCCAAG CTATGtgatttatatgaaaatgatTCCATTTTCGATAAATTTGAGTGCTGTCAAAGTGGAGATGGTTTGCGAGTAGCAACTGGTTCTTACAG CAACATTTTTCGTGTGTTTGGTTTTGGCACTGGTAACAATGAGGCAGCGACACTTGAAGCAACTCGAAACCCTACTAG GAGGCAACTTCAGAATCCCACAAGGCCTGCTAGATCTCTAAGCACTCTGACAAGAGTTGTTAGACGAG GTGCTGATAGCACTGGAATAGACGCCAATGGGAATTCCTACGATCTGACCACAAAATTGCTCCATCTAGCTTGGCACCCATCTGAAAATTTAATTGCCTGCGCCGCTGCAAACAGCTTGTACATGTACTATGCATAA